The DNA segment CTATCGAACCTTGTACAGACGCCTTACTCGACGTAGAACCCAGAAGATCCATGGCCACATCACTAGGCTCGAAAATGCTGGATAGAACAGACTAATATCGAACACAGCGCTACCAGTAACAAATTGCACCCAAAATACCACTAGGTTATAGAGCGCGACCAGCATAGCCATCAATAGTGCCTGCTGCCACATTGGGAAGTTACGCAAACGCTGGAAATGCAGCACCACCACATACACAACCACCGACATTGCAAAAGCACGAATACCTAAGGTTGCCCCGAGTAAGATATCCAACATCACACCCAATATCCATGCCGTTAGAATATTGTATCTGTGAGGCAGTGCCATCGCCCAATAGATGATGACTAGCAATAGCCACTCTGGGCGCCACGCTTCCACCAAGTCTGGCAACGGCATAATTTGAAACAGCATCGCCACTAATAGGCTTAACCAAACAACCCAGCGGCCATTTGCTACATGTAGGCTCATAGCGCTACCTCCTGACTCGCCTTCACAGCCTCTTCAACACCCTCTGGAGGGGTAAGATCTTTACCGTCAGACTCAATATCAGGCCAAAGTAATAACAGATAACGGATTCTATCTAATGCGGCTAACGGCTGAGCGATCACGGTAGCGTAGCTCTTACCATCGTCTTTTTCGACACTCATGACTCGAGCAACGGGATAGCCCTCAGGAAAACGTTTACCTAAGCCTGATGACACCAAGAGATCGCCGACACGCACATCGGTACTCTTGGCCACATGTCTTAGCTCTAACTCATCGAGCACGCCAGTTCCAAACGCCATTAAGCGCACATCGTTTCGAGTAATTCGTACGGGGATTCCATGGGTGGTATCTGAAAGCAGCAACACGCGGCTGGTAAGCTCACTCACCTGCACGACTTGGCCGACAACCCCTTGAGCATCGACCACAGGTTGACCGACGAATACCCCACTACGCGAGCCATGGTTTAGCACCACATATTGGCGAAAAGGGTCGCTGGCGACTTCCATCACCTCGGCAACTACCTTCTTAGCATCCATGTGTACAGGAGAGCCAAGTAAGCCACGTAAGCGATCGTTTTCTTGGCGCAAGTGCTCAAAGCGCTGCAAACGTTCACTCATCAGCAGTTGGTGGCGCAATAACTCTTTATTTTGCTTAGCTAGCATGTTGCGCGTCGCTAAACTTTCAGCAGAGAGGTCAAGCAGTGCACCGGGAATATTTGCCACATATTGTAGTGGGCTTAATAGCGAAGAGAGTGAATTACGCACAGGTTCAAGCCTGTCATTAGCGACAAGCAGAATCACTGACATGATAACGGCCAGTGTTAATCTAAATTGGTTGGAAATACCGCGAGCAAAAATTGGCTTCATAACAAACTAGGGCGGTTAAATACCGCCCTTTTTAACCGTGGTTAGTTTTCTTCAGAGAACAGGTCGCCGCCATGCATATCGATCATCTCTAAAGCTCTACCGCCACCGCGTGCAACACAAGTTAATGGATCATCAGCGATCATCACTGGAATGCCCGTCTCTTGCATTAGCAATCTGTCTAGGTCACGAATAAGTGCACCACCACCGGTCAATACCATACCGCGCTCTGAAATATCAGATGCCAATTCTGGTGGAGACTGCTCTAGGGCAACCATGACCGCACTCACAATGCCCGATAGCGGCTCTTGTAGGGCTTCTAGAATTTCATTACTGTTCAAGGTAAAGCTACGTGGTACACCTTCTGCAAGGTTACGACCGCGAACTTCAATCTCTAGTACTTCATCGCCTGGGTAGGCTGTACCGATTGTGTGCTTGATGCGTTCAGCCGTTGCTTCACCAATTAGGCTACCGTAGTTACGACGTACATAGTTGATGATGGCATCATCAAACTTGTCACCACCGATGCGAACAGATGATGAGTAGACCACGCCATTTAGCGAGATAATAGCCACTTCTGTAGTACCACCACCGATATCGACAACCATAGAACCGGTTGCTTCAGAAACGGGTAGACCAGCACCGATTGCAGCCGCCATAGGCTCTTCAATCAAATACACTTCACGTGCACCCGCGCCCATTGCTGATTCACGAATCGCACGGCGTTCAACTTGCGTTGCGCCAACTGGCACACACACTAGAACGCGAGGGCTTGGACGGAACACACTGTTGTTATGAACTTGCTTGATAAAATGCTGTAGCATTTTTTCTGTGACATAAAAATCGGCGATAACACCGTCTTTCATTGGACGAATTGCTTGAATGTTTCCAGGAGTACGACCTAGCATCTGCTTAGCTTCAGTACCGACGGCCGCAACCGACTTCTGACCCGAACCGCTTCGCTCTCCACGAATCGCAACTACTGACGGTTCGTTTAGCACTATGCCTTCTTCACGGACATAAATTAGTGTATTTGCTGTACCCAAATCGATCGAAAGATCATTAGAAAAAATGCCGCGTAGCTTCTTGAACATGTAACCAGCCTGTCTCAGTGGAGTCGTAGAAAAAAGAAATCAGGTAACTTTATCATGCTTCTTAAAATCCACAAGACCGCAGAGGTTAACAATTGCTAATGAAACTGTATTTTTTGCGATATAACCGCGAAAGAGCGAGTCAATAACTTGTCTCGCCCTCAATTACTGACATTTAATTAACTTCTCGCCAGTAAATAATACGATCATGGCCGCGATAGGTGCCAAAATAGGCTGTCGCTCGCGGATCTTGCAGGCCTGTATTACCATCATAATTCCAATACCACTGTAGCCATTTGTCGACATGTTGTTGCAAGCCCACTTCACCATCGCTATGAGGTGCAGGAAAATAGATAAAGCTGTTACCTAAACCTATAGCTCCCGCTTTTCCTGACCCGCCAGTTTGGGTAAAACCTTGCACCGCTTCAAGCCCCACATCAGGCTTTAAATTCAAGCCCACATCTGCCGATTCCGTCGCGCTAGTTGTATCAAAAACCGAGCAGCTATCGCTAGTATTGGTGACCCACTTGCCTGCGGCATTCACATATTGAGTGCTGACCTCAAGGCGTAGCTCTTCAGATGATGGGCCATAGGCGTTTTGCATCGCAAGTCGACCGTAACGCATAACAAAACCATCGCCTTTAGCAATATCATCAAAGTTAAAGCCGATACAGGCGCCAGAGGCCGAGTCTTGGTAACAGATGGCGTCTATATCGGTGACATCGGTCTTAGAAAGATCTAGATCAAACTGCGCATTAAACGGTACCGCCAATGAAGCCGTACGGGCGTAATGTAGCAGTGTTCCTGTTAAGTAAGCCCTTTGAACTGTGTTGTTTTGGTCTATCGGATAGTATTCAACTTTCTCCGATATTGGCGAACCATCCAAAATCTGTAGTGCATCGCCATTGACGGACGTTGCACCAGAGGTATCGCTGTAACTTCGATTGTTCCATTGATTACCATGATAGCGCCACCAGTCGCCAATTTGATAATTATTGGTGTTCGCCCCACTCTTACTCTTACCGGTAATCGACAAGGTAGGCTCTTTACCCGTTAAGAAGCCAAACGGCTGCCCCATATAGGTGAAGCTACCACACTGAGCTTCAAGGCTAGGGGTATTGCCTGTCACGGTTAAATAGTAAGGAGAGAAGCGACCAAAGGTTTCACTGCTTGAATTTGCCTCGGCAATCGTTGCGCCTAGGTAATTGACTTCACCATCCAGCATTATGCTTATCGCGCCAACCTCAGAATAGCTCTGATTGGTCACTTTCAATGGTGCGCTATTGGTCTTGCTAAAGTTAAGCTGTGTTAGTCCTAAGCCTCCGAGGCCACCATCTTTTTCATCGCCGTTAGTGATTAATGGCGCTTGTAGCACAGGCTTAATTTTTAAGTCTGAAAATTGGAAATTCTTAAGTGCTGGACGATCTTTATAAGACGTCCCATCATCGACGCCACATACCGCCTTCACGTTCATCTTAAAGTCATCACCGGCCTTAGCAAACAGGTCACAACTTGCCCCGCTGCATCCATTACGGCCTGAATCATTGAAGAAGTGGAAGCCGTCGGGTTTAGAGACAAACTGCTCACTATGCTCAAGCACCAAGGTCTCGCTAGTGCTACCATCAGGAGAGCTAATTGTTTCTGTGAGTGTTGCAGCAAGCTCGACCTTACCCGCTTCAGGGTAATTCACATTAAGCAGCGCCTTACCGTTGGCATCAAAATGCACTTGCAGCTCTTGGCTTGCCCCGCCTGCGATCTCTTTACTTGCTGTTGGGGCATTGAGGCTGTTAATGGTCAGCTTGGCCGCTTCATTTATCCCTGCAGCATCGGGTGTAATGTAATTAAACGCCATTGAAATCGGCTTTGTTTTGTTGGCAAATAACGGTACACACTGCTGAGTGGTTTGATCTTTTTTAACCGCAAACAGCTCAAAGTTATTGGAGTTTTTACAGGCGGTAGAGTCATCTATATTAAAGTAGATGCCGCTATCTTCAAAATTCAATTGGCATTGACTGTTGACGACAAAAGCGCCATCGATATAACAGCTGTAGTTAGCCGTCGGCAAGGTCGAGCTTAATCCGAGTGTGACCAAGCCTCCCTCAGGATGCCATAGCTCTGTTGTTGTGTTACCAGTAAAGGTTGTACGAGTATAATTTGTGTTGTTCTTGGTTAACGTCACCGAGGCGGGATCGCTTAGTAAAGATGTACAATCAGTATTAGCACAGGCCTGAATAGTGATTGATTTAGCGGCGCAGCTGAGCGCCCCGGAATTAAAATTAATCTGGTAATGGTTAACCGCAGGCGGCTCTGGTGCATACTCAAAGGCAAAGTAACCGATACTTTCAGCGAGGTGACGGCGCTCACCGTCTGTATGTTGATATTCATCGATTGCAAAGCTGACCTGATTGTTAAAGCTATCTTTAGTGCAACGTCTTACCCAGCCGCCATCGCCACCACGACGTTGATTTTTATTGGCGATGGTTAAAGGCTGCGCAGAATAGGTTTGCTGATAGTTGTTATTAAAAGCACACTGCTGGCTCAGTGTTCGAACTGAACTTCCGTTGCCATAATTTAAGCCATTAGCAAACTCGTATTTTAGGTTCTCACCATTGACCGTCATGACGCCCTGGCCAACACCCGCAACAAAGCCTAAAAGTTCTGGGTGTGTGATCACAGAGCTCATTTCAGAACCTTCAATTGCAATATCAAATTGTGAACCATCAGCATCGACATTATTAATCACTGTTGTGATAAAGCGGTTGTTATTATGAGTCAATGTCTGACCAATCATGGCAGGCTGAATACCAAAATCATGCTCAAATTCGATACTCTCATAGCCTCGACCTGAGCTTGGCAAGTTTTTACCTTGGTACAACTCGGTCGATATCGATCCAGCCTGCAAGGCTTTGCCTCTCTCAAGGAAGCGATAACCTGGCTCCATGACAAAGTAATCCACTTTATCCATCTTTTTGTCCAGAACTTGCGAACTTCCTGAGTTCAGCTGCTTAATTGAAGCATTACTCGAACTAAGGCTATCGACTCTTACTGTAGAGGAGTGGTCACCATTGGCATCTGCACCATCAATCGTCGGCATAACCATAATGACTGGTGGAGCTGCGTAGGTATTGTCAAAGCTAATAGTGGCCTTACCATTAGCATCGAGCTCCACGCGGCCAAACTCAAACTGTGGCGCCGGACAGGTTAATAGGTTATCAGCAGGAACAATCTCAAAGCGATTTGAAGAGGGTGTTTGCCAATACAATCTAAAGGCTTCTGACCCAAAGGCCTCATGAAATCTCAGTTCAATAGTATGCGCCCCTTGTTCAAGCGATACCTTGCCCTGATACCGTGTGCAATTACATGTGCCATGGGCGCCATAAAATCCGGTAATGACTTCACCATCTATCAATAACTCAATCGCATCATCGCCATCGATAGCAAAGGTATACTCACCCGTTTCAGGCGCGTCAATGTAACCTTCGAATATACCTAAATACTGGTCTTGGTCGGCTGCTGCATTTGAATGGGGATTAATGCCATTACCTTTCTGATTTAAATTTGTCTCAATCGACTCGCCGATCTGATAGCGAGTTTTCTTTACTTCATCAATTAGATCTTCAAAATCATCGTGATCTTCAGGACTATCACCGTCATCATCCCAACTTTCAGCATCGTAAGTACGATAAGTTAAGCCTTGGATGTTATTTTGCTCGGCAGGGCATTGGGGAATGACTGGAGGGTTAGGCAGATCCAAGTCACAGTTAGGAACTAAGTCGATCAAGTAGGCACGATCATCAAACTGTACCCAGCCGTCGTCATCAATCGCAATATAATCAGAAGTGACAGCTCCCTCGACTCTAGCTTCTTCACTAAAAATAAGTCGACCTTCGGAAACAATATGACCACGAAGATAAGAGTCTTCAGCCAAATCTATGTCTGAATAACCATACAGCATGAAGAACTCTGAACGATATGGCAGCATGCTGTTGTACTGAACAAAGTGATTTTTGACAAAGAAGCTAACGGTTCCACTAGTAGGAAATCTAACCGTCACCCCCTCAGCTATTTGTAAGTTTTCAATCCAGTATTGGCCGGGCGCTAACTCTAATATGCCATCTTGAATATTTAACTGCTTAATCCGATAGATACCGGTATCACTATTCGTAAATTTAACCGTGTGATAGTAAAAGTGAGAGTTAATATTCGAGTACTCTCCCTCGGGTACCTCTATCACATAATTAACGGCATCCGATGGCCCTAAATTTTTATTGCTAGTTGAAGCACATTGCGCAAAAGGGAACCTGTCACTCGGTAATCTTGCAGTAAAATTACCCGCCTTACATTTTTTTGAATTCCCATTAGCGGGAACACAAGCTGACCTAGTGGAATCGGTAACTGAATAAGAAGGCAGTCTGCCGTTATTCGGGGCGTCAAACAATTTAGATCCACTGTGAAATCGTATTTGCCCTGAGCTAGAGTAGGAGTTAACCCCCTCTTTAAAAGTTTGCGTCCAATCGGCCGCCATTGCACTTCCTGCAAATAATACAGATACAAATATCAATAGGAAAAATTGGATTGAACGTACCATTTTAATCACGGGCTTCGACCTCCACCTGACGGCTCACTCGAATACAGCTGGCATCGCTATCACGACCGGAATCACATTGGCCTGTACTACAGGTTGCGGTGCTGGTAATCAAATATTGGGTCATCTCATTTTGTGATGAATTAGTTGTTGCGGTTGTTGCAGAGCAAGTCATCAGCACTTCGCAGCCATGAAAACCGACAAGACCAGTTTCATTTCCGATATTCCAAGGAGTATTCCAAGGTGGCAGAGTATTACAACTGCCGCTGCTGCCATCGACAGGAAACAGAGTCGCTAAGGCGCGATCCGCACCGCTATTTGCTACCGCAAAGGCGCGAGTGCCCCAAACCTCTATGCTGATCTCTTGATCGGCATCATCCAATACATTAATCAGTGTCGCTGCCAACAGAAACATCACCGTGATGATGAATACACCGATTATCAAGGCGCTACCGCGCTGCCCAGAGCTCATACTAGAGCCTGAGTTCATAGAGCCTGAGCTCATAGACCCCAAAGCTTTCAGAGAGACACGGTTGCGGCTAGAGAGGAATCGCATGCTGTTATGGAACATTAATCACCTGCACTTGATGATGATATTGAAACGTTTGCCCTTGCACATCAAACAACGGACTCAGATGCACCATGGCATTGTTGCGTAGCGTCCCCGGGGTATACGCAATAGGGCTATTGTTACCTATAGTATTGACGATATTTTCGGCCATCAACACTCCCGTGCCCATATCATTAGGTGCTGGCTGTAAATTGGGGTGATTAAAGCCGTAGCCCGCGTAACGCTTTAATAAACTCAGCTCTGGAGTTACTCGCTCGAAACAGAAACTCACCGCATCTTGAACACCAAAGTAACGCTGCCGTGGAGAGGCGGCATCGAAACGAACGGCTCGGCCAAAATCGATACTAAGATCATTGGTGCTATTCGCTGTAATTGACTTGATACTAAATAACTTGCCCTGCGAGCCAGTTGTTGAGGTATAAACATCGGTTGCTGACAGTGGATAAATCAGCAAAAATTGATCCGCGTTTAAAGGCGCGCTGGCACTGGATTGCATCGCAGTGCCACTACTAGCAGCAGAGGCTGGCGCGATAGGCATATCGATATAAGACGCGCTAGAGATAATCGGCATCATCTCGATACATTGCCAAGCACCATCACCACTATCGCGGACACGAATACTGTTTGGCGCGGCGTTACGGATCTCTCGGGTCATGCGCTCGATAGCGAAACGGCTCTGACTCATCACTTGGTCGACCGAAGTGGCGTTGATAAAAATGCGAGTGCCAAAAAGCAGAAAGCTACTGACTCCAAGCACTAACACACCTAAGATAATCACCACTGTGATCATCTCCACCAAGGTGAAGCCGCGGCTTCTAAGCTGTTTCAGTTTGCTTAATTGCAACCTCGAAGCTGGACGTATTAACGATTGCATTAATAGTTGCTCCTGATCGCATTGAAAGTCATCACCTCGCCATTGGGCGTGGTGACATTGATAGTAATAAGCTTAGTATTTAGGCTAGGTAAATTGTTATATGTCACTTCAACATTAAGGCCATAATTCACATAACGCTGAGCATAGGTTTCGCTACTGTCAAGCATAAGACTGTTAATATTAAGTCCATTGTAATCATCGACATCGTTATAGTTATTACGATTCTCCGTCACGCCAGCAACGGTATCGGGGCCTAATTTACTAGGTGAGGTGCAAGGTAAACCAGCTGGCAAGCCTAACGCTAGATTTTCTGGCGCACCGCAAGCCGGAACGCCGCCATTGGCGTTGGTATTTTGATCATAACGCTTACCCCAAATCTCGTTCAAAATAGAGTGGGCAAGTTCTGCAGTCCGCACTCGATGCAGGGTATCGGCAGCTCTTTCCGCTTGAGGGAATAGCATGGTACTCAGCAGCACGAAGGCGATACTGATCACCACCATACCCACGACTAATTCAATTAAGGTAAAAGCCTTTTGAGTTTGCCGTTTTATTGCTGAAAATCTATTGCCCATCATGGATATAACCTTCAGATTCTATCGCAAGAGATAGCGTTTCATCGGCAATGACACTGATGCAATTACCACTGCAACGAGCACCATTTATTATGGGGACACCCAGAGCATTAAACTCGATATTAAAGGTGCTCGCGCCGCCATTGAGCAGGGCGAGGCTCGCGCCGCCTTGAAACGCTTGCGGCGCATCGGTGCGCACGAGTGTGCCAGTGCAAGCACCACTAAAGCGACCATTATAGCGCGAGACTTGATAATTGGTGTCAGTTACCGACAGACGGTAACAGCGATCTTGATTATTCATCGCCATGATCTGCACCTTACGCAGTTCACTAATAAACTCATCTCGCAGGGTAAAGGCGCTGTAACTTGAAGAGGTAAGCAAGCGAGGAACAACCACCACAGCAAGAATGGCAATAAGGATAATGGTGGTCACCAGCTCCACTAATGTAAAGCCGGCGTGTCGCTGCGCTCTATGCATTGTCAGTCCTGATTGATGAGCTTAGGTTCTAGGAGCTAGGCCTGAGTATTAGCAGGTTCTAGGTTCTAGGTTCTAGGTTCTAGGTTCTAGGTTCTGCAAATTCTAAAACTAATTTTCCAACAGTTTAATAATTATGGCAAATAAAGCCACCATTAACGCCCCAGATACAAAAAAGGCCTGCGAGGCAGGCCTTTTTCACTCAGATAACTTTAACACTGATCAGCAGTAGGCATTGCGCCATATACTGGTGGCGTTGATGCATCTTTAGCTTCAGTGTACTCAAATTTACACTCAGCAGGTGCGTCAACAGGAGATATTTCAACAGAAGCAGCAGCATTGCCAGTTGCAGCTGTTTCAACAAACTTCCAATCAGCTGCACTGATTTCTAGTGCTTTCACAAGCTGGTCTTTAGTTGCTTGAACATAACCATATTGTAAAGTTACGTCGCCAACCACTGGAAGAGGATCTGTTGTATCGGTAGCTGCTTTCTTTTCAAAACCGCCGATTGCCGCTTTCGAGTAATAAAGAGAGTTAGCTCCTTGAATAGCCCCTTTCACACCTTGAAGAGTCGATAAACGAGCATCGCCTTGCAGGTTGATAAACTTAGGTGCGGCCGTAACCGCCAAAATACCTAGGATGATAATCACAACCACTAATTCGATTAGGGTAAAACCATTTTGCTTTTGCATTTTCATTTACTCTTAAACAGGTCCGATTAACAGCCAGTATCTACAATTGTGTACGTAGGGGTAGTTGTAGATGTCGCTTCTTTATATGTCAATTGACATGTTTTACTATCATTCGGAGCACCACGTTGATAGATAACCATTGTTGCGCCAGCACCTGGAGTTCCAGCCTCTGCGACAATCCAATCTTCAGTGCTATCAGCAGGAATCCCCACTTCAGCAACAAAGCTTGCATCAACAGCAAGTTCAAATGCAGCCTCTTCAGCGGTCATATAACCATAAGTTGTTGGAACCTCAATTTTATCCGTATCTGTACCGATATTAACATCCACAGGGCCAGCCTTAGCTTCATCACCAGCTAGAGCCGCTTTTGCGAACACTAGGCCGTTAGCGCCTTGAATGGCACCTTTAACACCTTGAAGCGCTGATGCACGGGCATCACTCTGTAGGTTGATAAATTTAGGCGCTGCAGTCACTGCCAAAATACCCAAAATAATAATCACTACCACTAATTCGATTAGTGTAAAACCATTTTGCTTTTGCATAGAAATATCCTCAATCACATATCAAATACAGCGGACGGCTAATACCTGTCAGCTGTAAACTATTAACTTTTGCTATTAACGTCTTCACTAAGAGCTACTAAATAGTAGTTAAGTTAGTTTAGTCAATAAAACTCGCCACTTGGCCTGAGCCTGGGTTATAAGTCACCCCTTTGCCCGCCAAATTATTTAAGTCCGTTAAATCCTCTGTCGGTATGCCCGTTTGTGAATTCAACACCAGTGATGAGGCGAGGTAATACAAACAAACATCAAGACCGCTAACAAGCTCGCCATCTATAGTGTTTGAGCTACCACCCGCTCCTTTTGCCACGCTCACTACATATCTTGCTTTACGCGCGTCGACTCCTGAAACTACGCTTCGTGGTGCATTTTGTAAAACAAGATCAAATACTTCCTGGCAAGAATTTTGGTCCATGCCTTTAGCATCGGTATTGCTAAGACCCGTCGGATAACCAAAACGAGTATCCAGCGATACATTAGTACCGTCCAACAGAACTGAATTATTACGACGACCGTCGACTTCCCATTGTGAGCGAACAAAGCTCACCGCAGTGCTCAAGCCACCGGCTACGCCGTCTACACTGGCATCTTCAGCATCATCAGTTACGTTTAAAAAACGTGGTATAGCCGTCGCAGCTAACAAGCCTAAGATCACGATGACTATGACTAATTCGATAAGGGAGAAGCCCTTTTGATACTGTTGTTTCATTTTACCCCCAGTTTTGTATATGGCTATTCTAGCAGTTTGTTAAAATTAGAAAACAGATAATTTCACTCTTTTTAGGCGCCTAACGGGCCTCTGTCAAAAAAATGACTCGTCCAGAGCTTGTTTGATAGCTAATACTTTCGCCCGAGTCGCCAATATATCGACACACCCCTGTATCTGAGTTGAACTGTGTTTCAATTTGTTGCACATAACTCAGCCCGAGCAATTCAGTCAATAATCGACGACAACCAGCAACACTTGTCTCATCAGGAATAGGCCAGCCACCAACAGCCATACGCACTTGGCCAGACGATGAGGCATGCTCCGGATTATCTGAATACCAATCGAGTACTAAGGTTTCAGGCTTACTGCGCATAAGCCATTGTGAGCGCACAACCCCTAATACATTCAGTAGCCGAGTATGCTCCACTCGAATACTTGGCTGACCAACTTGCTTAATGCTGCCAAAATAATGAAAGCCTAAGTAAGACAACACAAATAGCAATATTATCAGTGCGATCATTTTGCCATAAATGGTAATCAATTCTGCGTCGGATTTTTGTTGACTCCGCACGTTAATGTTCCACACTCTTCATTAATTGCCGCCCTTAACCACATTGAGCATATCCCACATAGGCAGGTAAATACCGAGTGCGAGTACCAAAACAATACAGGCAACAAAACCAATCAAAATCGGTTCTAACTTAGCCGTTAAGTTTTTAAGATCATAGTCAACTTCACCCTCATAGAAATCGGCGGCATCATTGAGTAATTGATCGATTTGCCCCGTCTCTTCACCGACTGCCACCATCTGCAGTACGAGAGGGGTAAACAGTTGACAGTTATTCGATACCCTTAACATCGACTCGCCCGACTCGATACCACGACGCATACCCACAATACGGTCGTGCATATAGGCATTATCGACTGCGTCAGCGACGAGGCTCAGCGCTTGGGTCATGGGTACGCCGGCGCTCAACATCATTGAAAAACTGCGGCAATAGCGAGACAGAGTTGAGCGCTCGATGATGCTACCGACTACGGGAATGTTTAACTTCCACTTGTCCCACTGTTTCTCGCCTTTCTCGGTGCTATGCCAATAACGAATGCCGACAAAAGTGCCGATAAGCGCAATTATCATCGCAGGCCAGTAATTAACAAAAAGATTCGACGTATTAATGAGGATTTTAGTCGCCCAGGGCAGATCGGCGCCAAAACGGGAAAACATCTCAGCAAACTTGGGGATCACCATAATATTGAGGATCACCATGGCAATAGCGATCGCGATCAAAACAAAAATCGGATAGCGCATCGCGGCTTTAATTCGCCTACGGGTTTCCTGCTCACGTTCGATATAGCCTGATAACTGAATAAACGCATCTTCAAGCTTACCTGTGTTCTCTCCCACATGAACCATAGAGACAAAAAGAGCATCAAATACATCAGGATGCTGATTCATCGCCGATGAGAGGGGGCGACCAGAGGTCAGTTGAGCTGAAATATCATCGAGCGCTTCTTTCATGCGTACCGAATGTGTGGTCTCAGAAAGACCGGCTATCGCTCTTAAAATTGGAATACCAGATCGAGTAAGCGAGTACATCTGCCGTGTAAAAATCTGTAACTCCTCTAATGCGACCTTACCTTTG comes from the Shewanella halifaxensis HAW-EB4 genome and includes:
- the mreD gene encoding rod shape-determining protein MreD — encoded protein: MSLHVANGRWVVWLSLLVAMLFQIMPLPDLVEAWRPEWLLLVIIYWAMALPHRYNILTAWILGVMLDILLGATLGIRAFAMSVVVYVVVLHFQRLRNFPMWQQALLMAMLVALYNLVVFWVQFVTGSAVFDISLFYPAFSSLVMWPWIFWVLRRVRRLYKVR
- the mreC gene encoding rod shape-determining protein MreC, whose protein sequence is MKPIFARGISNQFRLTLAVIMSVILLVANDRLEPVRNSLSSLLSPLQYVANIPGALLDLSAESLATRNMLAKQNKELLRHQLLMSERLQRFEHLRQENDRLRGLLGSPVHMDAKKVVAEVMEVASDPFRQYVVLNHGSRSGVFVGQPVVDAQGVVGQVVQVSELTSRVLLLSDTTHGIPVRITRNDVRLMAFGTGVLDELELRHVAKSTDVRVGDLLVSSGLGKRFPEGYPVARVMSVEKDDGKSYATVIAQPLAALDRIRYLLLLWPDIESDGKDLTPPEGVEEAVKASQEVAL
- a CDS encoding rod shape-determining protein, whose amino-acid sequence is MFKKLRGIFSNDLSIDLGTANTLIYVREEGIVLNEPSVVAIRGERSGSGQKSVAAVGTEAKQMLGRTPGNIQAIRPMKDGVIADFYVTEKMLQHFIKQVHNNSVFRPSPRVLVCVPVGATQVERRAIRESAMGAGAREVYLIEEPMAAAIGAGLPVSEATGSMVVDIGGGTTEVAIISLNGVVYSSSVRIGGDKFDDAIINYVRRNYGSLIGEATAERIKHTIGTAYPGDEVLEIEVRGRNLAEGVPRSFTLNSNEILEALQEPLSGIVSAVMVALEQSPPELASDISERGMVLTGGGALIRDLDRLLMQETGIPVMIADDPLTCVARGGGRALEMIDMHGGDLFSEEN
- a CDS encoding DUF6701 domain-containing protein, with the protein product MVRSIQFFLLIFVSVLFAGSAMAADWTQTFKEGVNSYSSSGQIRFHSGSKLFDAPNNGRLPSYSVTDSTRSACVPANGNSKKCKAGNFTARLPSDRFPFAQCASTSNKNLGPSDAVNYVIEVPEGEYSNINSHFYYHTVKFTNSDTGIYRIKQLNIQDGILELAPGQYWIENLQIAEGVTVRFPTSGTVSFFVKNHFVQYNSMLPYRSEFFMLYGYSDIDLAEDSYLRGHIVSEGRLIFSEEARVEGAVTSDYIAIDDDGWVQFDDRAYLIDLVPNCDLDLPNPPVIPQCPAEQNNIQGLTYRTYDAESWDDDGDSPEDHDDFEDLIDEVKKTRYQIGESIETNLNQKGNGINPHSNAAADQDQYLGIFEGYIDAPETGEYTFAIDGDDAIELLIDGEVITGFYGAHGTCNCTRYQGKVSLEQGAHTIELRFHEAFGSEAFRLYWQTPSSNRFEIVPADNLLTCPAPQFEFGRVELDANGKATISFDNTYAAPPVIMVMPTIDGADANGDHSSTVRVDSLSSSNASIKQLNSGSSQVLDKKMDKVDYFVMEPGYRFLERGKALQAGSISTELYQGKNLPSSGRGYESIEFEHDFGIQPAMIGQTLTHNNNRFITTVINNVDADGSQFDIAIEGSEMSSVITHPELLGFVAGVGQGVMTVNGENLKYEFANGLNYGNGSSVRTLSQQCAFNNNYQQTYSAQPLTIANKNQRRGGDGGWVRRCTKDSFNNQVSFAIDEYQHTDGERRHLAESIGYFAFEYAPEPPAVNHYQINFNSGALSCAAKSITIQACANTDCTSLLSDPASVTLTKNNTNYTRTTFTGNTTTELWHPEGGLVTLGLSSTLPTANYSCYIDGAFVVNSQCQLNFEDSGIYFNIDDSTACKNSNNFELFAVKKDQTTQQCVPLFANKTKPISMAFNYITPDAAGINEAAKLTINSLNAPTASKEIAGGASQELQVHFDANGKALLNVNYPEAGKVELAATLTETISSPDGSTSETLVLEHSEQFVSKPDGFHFFNDSGRNGCSGASCDLFAKAGDDFKMNVKAVCGVDDGTSYKDRPALKNFQFSDLKIKPVLQAPLITNGDEKDGGLGGLGLTQLNFSKTNSAPLKVTNQSYSEVGAISIMLDGEVNYLGATIAEANSSSETFGRFSPYYLTVTGNTPSLEAQCGSFTYMGQPFGFLTGKEPTLSITGKSKSGANTNNYQIGDWWRYHGNQWNNRSYSDTSGATSVNGDALQILDGSPISEKVEYYPIDQNNTVQRAYLTGTLLHYARTASLAVPFNAQFDLDLSKTDVTDIDAICYQDSASGACIGFNFDDIAKGDGFVMRYGRLAMQNAYGPSSEELRLEVSTQYVNAAGKWVTNTSDSCSVFDTTSATESADVGLNLKPDVGLEAVQGFTQTGGSGKAGAIGLGNSFIYFPAPHSDGEVGLQQHVDKWLQWYWNYDGNTGLQDPRATAYFGTYRGHDRIIYWREVN
- a CDS encoding PilW family protein codes for the protein MQSLIRPASRLQLSKLKQLRSRGFTLVEMITVVIILGVLVLGVSSFLLFGTRIFINATSVDQVMSQSRFAIERMTREIRNAAPNSIRVRDSGDGAWQCIEMMPIISSASYIDMPIAPASAASSGTAMQSSASAPLNADQFLLIYPLSATDVYTSTTGSQGKLFSIKSITANSTNDLSIDFGRAVRFDAASPRQRYFGVQDAVSFCFERVTPELSLLKRYAGYGFNHPNLQPAPNDMGTGVLMAENIVNTIGNNSPIAYTPGTLRNNAMVHLSPLFDVQGQTFQYHHQVQVINVP